The genomic DNA TCGAGCGAGGTAACGCCCTTATTCACAAATCCGCAAGGGTTTATGTAGGAGAAGTACTTCAAATCGGTATTTACGTTAAACGCCCAGCCGTGCATTGTAACAAAGCGGCTGGCACGAACGCCAATGGCACAAATCTTTCGCTCTCGGCCTGCTACGCCAACATCGAGCCACACGCCGGTAGCACCATCGAGGCGCGTGGCAGCTATGCCGTAATGTGCGCATACTCCAATGGAAACCTGCTCCAACTCAGCAATATAATCCTTTAGCCCAATACCAAAGGCCTCCAAGTCGATTATGGGGTAACCCACAAGTTGCTCAGGACCGTGGTAGGTAATATCGCCCCCCCTTGAGGTAGGATAGTAGCTGGCGTTTATGGTTTTGAGAAACTCATCGGTAATGAGCATATTGCCTGCGTTGCCACTCTTTCCAAGGGTATATACGTGTGGGTGTTCACAGAAGAGCAAGTATCCCTTGAAGCTATCCTTTGCACCGGAGAACTTATGCTCCACCACCGTTTTAAAGAATCCCTCCTGCACTTCAACGGCTTCGCCGTAGGCTATGGTGCCCAAATCTTTAAACTCCACTATGCTGCTCATACAAATTTGGTTATTGGTTCGAAAAATCGGCAGCGTGGTAGCTCGACCGCACCAGCGGGCCGCTAACCACCTGCTTCAACCCTATCTTTTTTCCCTCCTCTTCATAACGCTTAAAGATGTCGGGGTGGACATACTCCACCACGGGTAGGTGGTTTTGAGTTGGTTGAAGATACTGACCAATGGTAAATATGGAACAACCTGCATCAAACGCATCCTGCATGGTTTCTATCACTTCGGCTTCTGTTTCGCCCAGGCCAACCATTATGCCCGTTTTGGTGGCCATGCCGGTGGATGCTATGTAACGCAGCACGTCGAGGCTAAGCTGGTAACGAGCTCTACTGCGGGCGAGCGGTGTGAGGCGAGCGATGGTTTCTACGTTATGGGCCACCACGTTGGGTTTGGCAGCCAGCACCACATCAATTAGAGAGGTATGCCCATCGAAATCGGGAATGAGCACCTCAACTTTAATGTTAGGATTAGTTTGCTTAACCTCCTTGATGCATGCCGCCCAGTGGGCCGCTCCACCATCGGGCAGGTCGTCCCTATCAACCGAAGTGATAACGGCGTAGCGCAACTTCATTAGCTGAATGCTTTCGGCAAGCCTTTGCGGCTCGTCGGTATCAGGTGGCAGCGGTTTTCCGCTTTTAGTTGCACAGAATTTACAGGAGCGAGTGCAGGTGTCGCCCAGCACCATGAAGGTGGCTGTTCCGCAGCTCCAGCACTCGTGCATGTTTGGACACTTGCCACTGCTGCAAATGGTTTCCAGTTTGTGGTCCTTCACAATATTGCTTACATCAGTAAACGAAGCACCGCGCTCGAGCTTTATCTTTAGCCATTCCGGCTTTCTCAAATAACTCATGATTGAATTCCTCCTTGAAGAGGAACAAAGAAAAAGATTTTTTTCCGTAAAACTGGCCTACAATTTCATTTATACCGTCAAGATCGGTGGCTACATTCTCCCAAGATGAATGAATGCCTACCCCAACAATTGCCGAACAATTCCATGAAAAAGGTTTACCCCTGGCTCGATTATCTCGTCAGGAAAATCGTAGTCGGGTCGATGCAGTTCGGGGTGGTCAACTCCTGAGCCCAACCCAAATATGGCTGACTTACAGTGAAGGCAAAAGTGTGCAAAATCCTCGGACCATCCGTTAGGTTTTACAAGTTCCACTATCGGGATGGAGGATTGGTTTGCAGCCTTTTCAACATAGGCAATGGCATTGGAGCTATTTACTGCAGCAGGAAACTCTTCAACGTATGAAATATCTGCCCTAAGGTGTTGCTCGGCTGCCACCTTCCTTACAATCTCTTCCGAGAGCTTTGTAAGGAGCGCCATATCCTCATTCTTGAATGAGCGCAGGGTCGCCATCACCTCCGCATACCCAGGAGTGGTTCCAAAGGCAATTTCGCCTAACCGAGCATATATGACAGTGAGTAGAACATAGTCCTCAAACCCGGGTGCCGATTTGGAGAGATGAATAAGTCCCTCTATGGTTCTTGCAACGGCAAGCGCAGGGCTTATACCCTTTTCGGGTTCTGCAGCGTGGGAGGAGTGTCCGGTGAGTTTAACCACCAGTCCCTTTGATGCTGCCGCAAAAACCTCCCTGCTGAGCAGCAAACTTCCTAGTGGATGGCGTGGCATGTTGTGCAAAGCAAAAGCATAGTCGGGAGAGTAGCCTTGCCGAATCATATCGGCTAGCGCCCTAGCGGCTCCTTCGCCCGTCTCCTCGGCAGGTTGAAACAGCAGCAATGCCCTTCCCCTTTGCGGTGGCTTACTGTGCAGCTGCATGGCCAACCCCGAAAGAATGGTCATGTGGCCATCGTGACCACACATATGCCCTACCCCCGCCTTGGATGAAGAGTAAGGCAACTTATTTATTTCGGTTATGGGCAATGCGTCCATATCGGCCCGGAACAGCACGGTTGGCCCAGGCTCCAACCCGTTATATACGGCCAGCAATCCTTCTCCCCCCACGTTTTGAACAAGCTCATCGGGACGATAGCGGCTAAGAAAAAACTTTAGTCTTAATGCAGTGCCCGACTCCTGATTCGACAGCTCGGGGTTTTTATGCAGCTCGTGACGCAACCGTTTTAACTCCTCCATGACGAAATGCTTTTCTCCAAAAATAAACTTTTTTAGGCCAAATGATTCAAAAATGGAACAATTACCCCATAAGCAACTCAAGAAAAGCCCAACTTAATAAAACGAATCATCCATATCGTTCCAACAGAAAACGTTGCAAAAAAAATCCAGCCCAACAACGATGCAAACAACGAGGAAGC from Williamwhitmania sp. includes the following:
- the lipB gene encoding lipoyl(octanoyl) transferase LipB; translated protein: MSSIVEFKDLGTIAYGEAVEVQEGFFKTVVEHKFSGAKDSFKGYLLFCEHPHVYTLGKSGNAGNMLITDEFLKTINASYYPTSRGGDITYHGPEQLVGYPIIDLEAFGIGLKDYIAELEQVSIGVCAHYGIAATRLDGATGVWLDVGVAGRERKICAIGVRASRFVTMHGWAFNVNTDLKYFSYINPCGFVNKGVTSLEVELKHKVPMNEVKEVFKQEWKKVFDCELSGN
- a CDS encoding amidohydrolase; the encoded protein is MEELKRLRHELHKNPELSNQESGTALRLKFFLSRYRPDELVQNVGGEGLLAVYNGLEPGPTVLFRADMDALPITEINKLPYSSSKAGVGHMCGHDGHMTILSGLAMQLHSKPPQRGRALLLFQPAEETGEGAARALADMIRQGYSPDYAFALHNMPRHPLGSLLLSREVFAAASKGLVVKLTGHSSHAAEPEKGISPALAVARTIEGLIHLSKSAPGFEDYVLLTVIYARLGEIAFGTTPGYAEVMATLRSFKNEDMALLTKLSEEIVRKVAAEQHLRADISYVEEFPAAVNSSNAIAYVEKAANQSSIPIVELVKPNGWSEDFAHFCLHCKSAIFGLGSGVDHPELHRPDYDFPDEIIEPGVNLFHGIVRQLLG